A window of Nonomuraea angiospora genomic DNA:
GATCAGCCCGCCCAGCCCGCGCGCGTGGGTGCCCTCCAGCCGGGTGTCATCGACGAACATCCCGTCACGCATCGAGATCAACCGGTCCGCCGTGGCCGCGACCCGCTCGTCATGCGTGACGATCACCAGGGTCTGCCCCGCTGCCCGCAACTCCTGGAAGATCCGCAGCACCTCGAACGTGGCCGCGCTGTCGAGGTTGCCGGTCGGCTCGTCGGCCAGCAGCACCAGCGGGTCGTTGGCCAGCGCGCGGGCGATGGCGATGCGCTGGCGTTGCCCGCCCGACAACTGCGAGGGCAGATGCCGCGCCCGGTCGCTCAGCCCCACCCGTTCCAGCAGCAGACCCGTGCGCCGCCTGGCCTCCCGCCACGAGCGCCCGGCCAGCAGCACCGGCAGCTCCACGTTCTCGGCCGCCGACAACTCCTCCACCAGATGGAAGGCCTGGAAGACGAACCCCACCGACCGGCGCCGCAACCGGGCCAGAGCCCGCTCGCTCAACGTGTCGATCCGCTGCCCCGCCAGCCACACCTGGCCACCGGTGGGCCGCTCCAGGCCGCCCAGCAGGTGCAGCAGCGTGGACTTCCCGCAGCCGCTGGGACCCATCACCGCCAGCAACTGCCCCTGCGGCACCTCCAGATCGACCTCGTCCACCGCGCGCAGCAGGCCCTGCCCCGCACCATGCGTCTTCGCCAGGGCACAGGCCCGGATTGCGGCATGTGACACCTTCATCCACCCTCAACCATGTCATCGGCCTTCGACCAGGCCCGCTCACACGCCTCCAGCCAGCGCAGATCCGCCTGCAGCCGCAGCATGACCCCTTCCAGCAGCAGCCCGGCACCCGACCCCGCCGGCTCGGCCAGCGCCGCCTGTTGCACCTCACGCAAACGACGCAGCAGCTCCCGGCGCTGCCCAGCCACCAGCTCCACCGGATCGGCCAGCCGTCCCGCATGGGCGGCGGCCAGCTTGAGATGGAACTCCGCCAGGTCCGGTTTCGGCCAGCCCACCTCGGCCAGCCAGGCGGCCACCCGCTGCTGCCCGGCCGGGGTCAACGCATACACCTTGCGCTCCGGCCGCTCGGCGACACCATCGGCCCGCTCGCCGACCACCAGCCCGGCCTTCTCCAGCCGGGCCAACGTCACGTAGATCTGACCCCGGTTCATCGACTCACCCAGCGGGC
This region includes:
- a CDS encoding ABC transporter ATP-binding protein, whose translation is MKVSHAAIRACALAKTHGAGQGLLRAVDEVDLEVPQGQLLAVMGPSGCGKSTLLHLLGGLERPTGGQVWLAGQRIDTLSERALARLRRRSVGFVFQAFHLVEELSAAENVELPVLLAGRSWREARRRTGLLLERVGLSDRARHLPSQLSGGQRQRIAIARALANDPLVLLADEPTGNLDSAATFEVLRIFQELRAAGQTLVIVTHDERVAATADRLISMRDGMFVDDTRLEGTHARGLGGLIGLEG
- a CDS encoding PadR family transcriptional regulator: MQDAVLAMLAKEPSHGYQLHARLRRSLGPLGESMNRGQIYVTLARLEKAGLVVGERADGVAERPERKVYALTPAGQQRVAAWLAEVGWPKPDLAEFHLKLAAAHAGRLADPVELVAGQRRELLRRLREVQQAALAEPAGSGAGLLLEGVMLRLQADLRWLEACERAWSKADDMVEGG